In Desulfatibacillum aliphaticivorans DSM 15576, a genomic segment contains:
- a CDS encoding DMT family transporter: MWIILALACGFCLATSDMLCKKALVKEDSLTVAWARLAFASPFLAVFIFSGETPSNPPLFLAWLAALVPLEILSLFLYMGALKRSPLSLTVPFLALTPGFIIITGWLILGEKVDSAGLAGVGLVTAGAYVLTATDKQSGILGPVKNFFSEPGCLMMAGVAAIYSVTASGGKKLILLSSPLYVGCVYFFAVLLALSGIVAVRPGGLKRVRGVLGSKLMWALGASQAGMIATHVLAISMAPAAHMVSVKRSSLFFGVLYGILVFKEKDARYRAPGSLIMLAGVMVLGFAAP; the protein is encoded by the coding sequence ATGTGGATCATACTTGCCCTGGCCTGCGGGTTCTGTCTGGCGACATCAGACATGCTTTGCAAAAAAGCGTTGGTCAAGGAAGACTCGCTGACCGTGGCCTGGGCTCGCCTGGCCTTTGCCAGTCCTTTTTTGGCGGTTTTTATCTTTTCCGGTGAGACCCCCAGCAACCCGCCCTTGTTTTTGGCGTGGCTGGCTGCTTTGGTCCCTCTGGAAATACTGTCTCTATTCTTGTACATGGGCGCTTTAAAAAGATCGCCTTTATCCCTGACCGTGCCTTTTTTGGCGCTGACGCCCGGATTCATCATTATTACCGGCTGGCTCATCCTGGGCGAAAAAGTGGATTCCGCCGGATTGGCGGGCGTGGGGTTGGTGACGGCGGGCGCCTATGTTTTGACGGCCACGGACAAGCAATCCGGAATTCTGGGGCCGGTAAAGAACTTTTTCAGCGAACCCGGGTGCCTGATGATGGCGGGAGTGGCGGCAATCTATTCCGTCACGGCGTCGGGAGGAAAAAAGCTCATCCTTTTGTCCTCCCCCCTTTATGTGGGGTGCGTGTATTTTTTCGCCGTGCTTTTGGCTTTGTCCGGTATCGTCGCCGTAAGGCCGGGAGGGTTGAAGCGGGTGCGCGGCGTGCTGGGAAGCAAGCTAATGTGGGCCCTGGGCGCCAGCCAGGCCGGCATGATCGCCACCCACGTCCTGGCCATATCCATGGCGCCGGCCGCCCACATGGTGTCGGTAAAAAGAAGCTCTTTGTTCTTTGGCGTGTTGTATGGAATTCTGGTATTCAAGGAAAAAGACGCCCGATACCGGGCGCCTGGCAGCTTGATCATGTTGGCCGGAGTGATGGTTTTGGGGTTTGCTGCGCCGTGA
- a CDS encoding adenylate/guanylate cyclase domain-containing protein translates to MEKVDPTIRNTEKRIWHLILMSVAVILYLTLGILSLKFSGYWPSSTEGDIAPTFINYVIALSILILLFCAYVIYQQRNLLSFSRTFSIERKTRETLSRNVEVLRALLEVSSGINSQKDLPDILDTITQEMLTCFRADHSSIMLLDHRSKILATKASFGTGAEYAQDALIPLGKSIAGWVAANSQPLLLNGQVDISAFPGATQKERTISSSLCVPLKMAEKNVGVLNVNLVDRDWTFSEDDLKLLTIFANNAAVAIHNSLLLQEKERRIRLQTMLGQLHSPQIVAQLVDKIEDGQRPNVIREKVKLTILFSDIRGFSDMLNVAQAEDIMAFLDEFYNVMNKAVFDNEGSIDKFIGDEVMAFFGAPIALENPTDNGLRTAREMVTYFQELRYKFAKRSPAFARLGLGVGMNTGEVFVGNVGSKTRYEYTVIGTAVNLARRLCASAKGDQILTTQETLKHISYSVGAAHVGDMAFKGIRDKVHVHVIDMRRRKKGAA, encoded by the coding sequence ATGGAAAAAGTTGACCCTACGATCAGGAATACCGAAAAACGGATCTGGCATCTGATCCTGATGTCGGTAGCGGTCATTCTCTACCTGACTCTCGGAATCCTGAGCCTAAAATTTTCAGGATATTGGCCAAGCTCTACTGAGGGCGACATTGCTCCGACTTTTATCAACTATGTCATCGCACTGTCCATCCTTATACTGTTGTTCTGCGCCTACGTCATTTATCAGCAACGAAACCTGCTCAGTTTTTCCCGAACCTTTTCCATTGAACGGAAAACCAGGGAGACGCTTTCCAGAAACGTGGAGGTGCTGCGGGCTCTGCTGGAAGTAAGCTCCGGCATTAACTCGCAAAAGGATCTGCCGGACATCCTGGACACCATCACCCAGGAAATGCTTACCTGCTTCCGGGCCGACCATTCCTCCATCATGCTTTTGGATCACCGCTCCAAAATCCTGGCCACCAAAGCCTCGTTCGGAACCGGGGCGGAATACGCCCAGGACGCTCTCATTCCGCTGGGAAAAAGCATTGCAGGATGGGTGGCGGCCAACTCCCAACCCTTGCTGCTGAACGGCCAGGTGGATATTTCCGCCTTTCCCGGCGCCACGCAAAAGGAACGGACCATCAGCTCCTCCCTGTGCGTGCCCCTGAAAATGGCGGAAAAAAACGTGGGCGTGCTCAATGTCAACCTGGTGGACAGGGATTGGACTTTTTCGGAAGACGACCTCAAGCTCTTGACTATCTTTGCCAATAACGCAGCGGTTGCAATTCATAACTCATTGCTGTTGCAGGAAAAAGAACGCAGGATCAGGCTCCAGACCATGCTCGGCCAGTTGCATTCCCCCCAAATTGTGGCCCAATTGGTCGATAAGATAGAAGATGGGCAGCGCCCTAACGTGATTCGCGAAAAGGTCAAGCTGACCATTTTATTTTCGGATATTCGGGGCTTCTCCGACATGCTTAACGTGGCCCAGGCCGAAGATATCATGGCGTTTTTGGATGAGTTCTATAACGTGATGAACAAGGCCGTGTTTGATAATGAAGGCAGTATCGACAAGTTCATCGGGGACGAGGTCATGGCCTTTTTCGGAGCGCCCATCGCCCTGGAAAACCCCACGGATAACGGCTTAAGAACGGCCCGCGAAATGGTTACGTATTTTCAGGAGCTGCGCTATAAGTTCGCCAAACGTTCTCCCGCCTTCGCTCGGCTGGGATTGGGCGTCGGCATGAACACCGGCGAGGTCTTTGTGGGAAACGTGGGTTCCAAAACCCGTTACGAGTATACGGTGATCGGCACGGCGGTGAATCTGGCCAGGCGGTTGTGCGCTTCGGCCAAGGGGGATCAAATCCTTACAACCCAGGAAACCCTCAAGCACATCAGCTACAGCGTCGGCGCAGCACATGTTGGGGATATGGCATTTAAGGGCATCAGGGACAAGGTCCACGTCCACGTTATCGACATGCGGCGAAGGAAAAAAGGCGCCGCATAG
- the dctP gene encoding TRAP transporter substrate-binding protein DctP, producing MRRSYSFCLALALALAICFQFTPCTHAETDDAEQIIWKTGTLAPKNVGWAIYVDQILVPEIRKASGDKVVLKTYWGGIMGDDVHVLEKVDKGMLQGAGLSGGGTFLACREFSVLSLPFLFQSYDEVDYIREKMMDVFDGYMEKSNFALITWADQDFDQVYSITKPLAKAEDFRGVRCINWAGFMENQTMLALSAIPVPTNVPDVAVEIKRDQADGNIGPAIWVVGAQLYSKFRYVNPMKIRYSPVTIVISMDAWNQVDGEAQASIRGIREDITKRFVEKSRAANEKCMDAMVQYGVELVQSTPEELSELKNLTRSVWNDLAGKEYPQPLLQEVRGHLEEFRKGK from the coding sequence ATGCGCCGATCTTACTCCTTTTGCCTGGCCCTGGCCCTTGCGCTTGCAATATGCTTCCAATTCACCCCTTGCACCCATGCCGAAACCGACGACGCCGAACAGATTATCTGGAAAACCGGAACCCTGGCGCCTAAAAACGTCGGCTGGGCCATTTACGTGGATCAAATCCTGGTGCCCGAGATCAGAAAAGCCTCCGGCGACAAGGTCGTCTTAAAGACCTACTGGGGCGGCATCATGGGCGACGACGTGCACGTTTTGGAAAAGGTGGACAAGGGCATGCTCCAGGGCGCCGGTCTCAGCGGAGGCGGCACCTTCCTGGCATGCAGGGAGTTCTCCGTCCTTTCCCTGCCTTTTTTGTTCCAAAGCTATGATGAAGTGGACTACATCCGCGAGAAAATGATGGACGTCTTTGACGGCTATATGGAAAAAAGCAACTTCGCCCTGATTACATGGGCCGACCAGGATTTCGACCAGGTGTATTCCATTACCAAGCCCCTGGCCAAAGCCGAAGACTTCCGGGGCGTTCGGTGCATCAATTGGGCGGGATTCATGGAAAACCAGACCATGCTGGCCCTTTCGGCTATTCCCGTTCCCACCAATGTGCCGGACGTGGCGGTTGAGATCAAACGGGATCAGGCGGACGGAAATATAGGCCCCGCCATTTGGGTGGTGGGCGCCCAGCTTTACTCCAAATTCCGGTATGTCAACCCCATGAAGATCCGCTACTCTCCCGTCACCATCGTCATTTCCATGGACGCCTGGAACCAGGTGGACGGGGAGGCTCAGGCCAGCATCCGCGGCATTCGGGAGGACATTACAAAACGGTTTGTGGAAAAATCCAGGGCCGCCAACGAAAAGTGCATGGACGCCATGGTGCAATACGGCGTGGAACTGGTGCAATCAACTCCCGAAGAATTGAGTGAGTTGAAAAACCTGACCAGATCGGTCTGGAACGACCTGGCCGGCAAGGAATATCCCCAGCCTTTGCTTCAGGAGGTGCGCGGGCATTTGGAAGAGTTCCGCAAGGGAAAATAA
- a CDS encoding flavodoxin family protein yields MQVLVLYFSKGGNTRVLAEAVASGVNAVPGVSAVLKNTEQVAKEDFTTSAGVIAGSPVYFGGMAAELKKIFDDFVSTRKQMENKVGAAFTTSGDASGGKETTMLSIIQCMFIYGMIVVGDPMSATGHYGVACVGKPDEAVLENGKKLGRRVAELCLKVG; encoded by the coding sequence ATGCAGGTTTTGGTTCTTTATTTTTCCAAAGGGGGAAATACCAGAGTTTTGGCCGAAGCGGTGGCCTCGGGTGTGAACGCGGTCCCCGGCGTGAGCGCTGTCTTGAAAAACACCGAACAAGTCGCCAAGGAGGATTTTACAACCTCCGCCGGAGTCATTGCAGGATCTCCCGTCTATTTTGGGGGGATGGCGGCGGAGCTTAAAAAGATTTTCGACGACTTTGTCAGTACGCGCAAGCAAATGGAAAACAAAGTCGGGGCGGCCTTCACCACCTCGGGAGACGCCTCCGGCGGCAAGGAAACCACCATGCTGTCCATCATCCAATGCATGTTCATCTACGGCATGATTGTCGTGGGCGATCCCATGAGCGCCACCGGGCATTACGGCGTGGCCTGCGTGGGCAAGCCGGACGAGGCCGTCCTGGAAAACGGAAAAAAACTGGGCCGCAGAGTGGCGGAATTATGCCTGAAGGTCGGATAA
- the ettA gene encoding energy-dependent translational throttle protein EttA: MSDKQVIYSMVGVGRVHPPNKQVLRDISLGFYYGAKIGVLGLNGSGKSTLLRIMAGLDNDYLGETMLSKGYSRGLLEQEPELDNEKTVKQVVEEAVQPVVDLLARFEEINNSFGDPDADIDALVEEQAKVQDALDAADAWTLDSRLELAMEALRCPPPDTPVSVISGGERRRVALCRLLLTEPDILLLDEPTNHLDAETVAWLEGHLRDYKGTVIAVTHDRYFLDNVAGWILELDRGHGIPWKGNYSSWLEQKKDRLEKEEKSESKRQRTLARELEWIRMSPKARQAKGKARVNAYEKLLGAEYEKRREDLEIYIPPGPRLGDNVIEFKNVSKAFEDKLVIDNLSMLIPPGSIVGVIGPNGAGKTTMLKMITGAMAPDSGEIVIGQTVKMAYVDQSRDVLDGEKSVWEEISSGNDILVLGDRQVNSRAYASSFNFAGSDQQKKVKTLSGGERNRLHMAKMLAQCANVILLDEPTNDLDVNTLRALEEAIDNFAGSAIVVSHDRWFLDRVATHVIAFEDDSQVIFYPGNFSDYEADRRKRLGSAADTPHRVRHRKLTK; the protein is encoded by the coding sequence ATGAGCGACAAACAGGTGATTTATTCCATGGTGGGCGTTGGGCGGGTGCATCCTCCCAACAAACAGGTTTTACGGGACATCTCCCTGGGTTTTTACTACGGCGCCAAAATCGGGGTGCTCGGCCTCAACGGGTCGGGAAAGAGCACCTTGCTGCGAATCATGGCCGGGCTGGACAACGATTATCTGGGAGAGACCATGCTCTCCAAAGGATATTCCCGGGGGCTTTTGGAGCAGGAGCCTGAACTGGATAATGAAAAAACCGTCAAGCAGGTTGTGGAGGAAGCGGTGCAGCCCGTCGTGGACCTGCTGGCCCGGTTTGAGGAGATCAACAACTCCTTTGGAGATCCGGACGCAGACATTGACGCCCTGGTTGAGGAGCAGGCCAAGGTTCAGGACGCCCTGGACGCCGCCGACGCCTGGACGCTGGACAGCAGGCTGGAGCTGGCTATGGAAGCGCTGCGGTGCCCGCCTCCGGACACGCCGGTTTCCGTGATTTCAGGCGGTGAAAGACGGCGTGTGGCATTATGCCGCCTGTTGCTTACGGAGCCCGACATTTTGCTGCTGGACGAGCCCACCAACCACCTGGACGCAGAAACCGTGGCCTGGCTGGAAGGGCATTTGCGGGATTACAAGGGCACGGTCATCGCCGTGACCCATGACCGATATTTTCTGGACAACGTGGCCGGGTGGATTCTGGAGCTGGACCGGGGGCACGGCATTCCCTGGAAAGGAAACTACTCCTCGTGGCTTGAACAGAAAAAGGACCGCCTGGAAAAGGAGGAAAAATCCGAATCCAAGCGCCAGCGCACCCTGGCAAGGGAGTTGGAGTGGATCCGCATGAGCCCCAAGGCGCGGCAAGCCAAAGGCAAGGCCAGGGTCAACGCCTACGAAAAACTCTTGGGCGCTGAATACGAAAAACGGCGGGAAGATCTGGAAATTTACATTCCCCCCGGGCCCAGGCTGGGGGACAATGTCATTGAATTTAAAAACGTGTCCAAAGCCTTTGAAGACAAACTGGTTATTGACAACCTGTCCATGCTTATCCCACCAGGAAGCATCGTAGGCGTGATAGGCCCCAACGGCGCCGGCAAAACCACCATGCTTAAAATGATTACCGGCGCCATGGCGCCCGACTCCGGAGAGATCGTCATCGGCCAGACCGTAAAAATGGCCTATGTGGATCAATCCAGGGATGTATTGGACGGCGAAAAATCCGTGTGGGAGGAGATTTCCAGCGGAAACGACATCCTGGTGCTGGGGGACAGGCAGGTCAACTCCCGGGCGTATGCCTCCAGCTTTAACTTCGCCGGGTCGGACCAGCAAAAAAAGGTCAAGACGTTGTCCGGCGGCGAGCGCAACCGCCTTCATATGGCCAAAATGCTGGCCCAATGCGCCAATGTCATTCTCCTTGACGAACCGACCAACGATCTGGACGTCAATACCTTGCGGGCGCTGGAAGAAGCCATCGACAATTTTGCGGGCAGCGCCATTGTGGTAAGCCATGATCGCTGGTTCCTGGACAGGGTGGCCACCCACGTTATCGCCTTTGAAGACGACAGCCAGGTTATTTTTTATCCCGGAAACTTTTCAGACTACGAAGCGGACCGCCGCAAGAGACTCGGCTCCGCCGCAGACACGCCGCACCGGGTGCGCCATAGAAAGTTGACCAAATAG
- a CDS encoding tetratricopeptide repeat protein has protein sequence MKRLMMFFPPKPAAAEPKAHKKFGAALFFILLALVVISGCRHVEDGQAASNPVVQTASSDLVVKVVKQSPMAVLKVKLSIGGQELGAMEAGQASGATANCRLFSAPEGPYKLVMDLSTQNQNSVSLQHRHEVDLDGEPGFTDYVVISLGGPGDETTTRVGTFKIASPSAAKLKDNAAAGECTAFTEIRQDAENYALRAAVEDDVLVQTKAKAQSGDPEAQMQMARMYLGGAGVEKDAQKALDWAQKAGNSGYIPAQMLLSAGYLKGFFGKTDNPKAFEWAQKAAAQEDPKAMALLASYYKMGVGTPKDPEKAFEWFLKSAEKGHMVSQIVVGEAYYKGLGTAQDLSKAFEWRLKAAYGGSPAAANTVGQMYYRGEGVAPDLDKAFTWLQWAAERRSGNACATLGLMYFQGQGAEKDSAKAVEWFSKGAALGNILCMSNLGNCYLAGVGVEQDKQTAKQWLAKAGKKGYAPAINKLALIFLQESDPQKAAGWASITAKAGNASGVYLLGLAQAQAGNIEKALETLGVAAKAGHKGAAEAIEKISVLKTQPVPEDGAPEIVPADPASEEE, from the coding sequence ATGAAACGCCTCATGATGTTCTTCCCGCCGAAGCCCGCCGCCGCTGAACCAAAAGCCCATAAAAAATTCGGGGCGGCCCTGTTTTTCATTCTTCTGGCATTGGTTGTCATCTCAGGATGCCGCCATGTAGAGGACGGACAGGCGGCCTCAAACCCGGTCGTCCAGACGGCTTCTTCGGACCTGGTGGTCAAGGTCGTCAAACAAAGCCCCATGGCCGTCCTCAAAGTCAAGCTGAGCATCGGCGGCCAGGAACTGGGCGCCATGGAAGCCGGCCAGGCCAGCGGGGCGACGGCCAACTGCCGTCTTTTTTCCGCTCCTGAAGGCCCCTATAAATTGGTCATGGACCTGAGCACCCAGAACCAAAACTCGGTTTCCCTGCAACATCGCCACGAAGTGGATTTGGACGGAGAGCCGGGCTTTACGGACTACGTGGTCATTTCGCTGGGCGGGCCTGGCGATGAAACCACGACCCGCGTGGGAACATTCAAGATAGCCTCCCCCTCCGCGGCAAAATTAAAGGATAATGCGGCGGCCGGAGAATGCACCGCCTTTACGGAAATTCGTCAGGATGCGGAAAATTACGCTCTCAGAGCCGCAGTGGAGGACGATGTCCTGGTGCAGACCAAGGCCAAAGCCCAATCCGGCGATCCCGAAGCCCAAATGCAGATGGCCAGGATGTATCTTGGCGGCGCAGGCGTGGAAAAGGATGCGCAAAAGGCTCTGGATTGGGCTCAAAAAGCGGGAAACAGCGGTTACATTCCCGCCCAAATGCTGCTTTCGGCGGGCTACCTGAAAGGTTTTTTTGGAAAGACCGACAATCCCAAAGCCTTTGAATGGGCCCAAAAAGCAGCCGCCCAGGAGGATCCCAAAGCCATGGCCCTTTTGGCCTCCTATTACAAAATGGGCGTAGGAACTCCCAAAGATCCGGAAAAAGCCTTTGAATGGTTTCTGAAATCCGCCGAAAAAGGCCATATGGTCTCGCAGATTGTGGTGGGAGAGGCCTATTATAAGGGGCTCGGTACAGCCCAGGATTTGAGCAAGGCTTTTGAATGGCGGCTTAAGGCGGCCTACGGAGGCTCCCCCGCCGCCGCCAATACGGTTGGCCAGATGTACTACCGTGGAGAAGGCGTGGCTCCGGACCTTGACAAAGCCTTCACCTGGCTCCAGTGGGCGGCGGAAAGGCGCAGCGGAAACGCCTGCGCAACCTTGGGCCTCATGTATTTTCAAGGCCAGGGCGCCGAAAAGGATTCAGCCAAGGCCGTTGAATGGTTCAGCAAAGGCGCGGCTCTGGGCAACATCCTGTGCATGAGCAACCTGGGCAATTGTTACCTGGCCGGCGTAGGCGTGGAACAGGATAAACAAACGGCCAAACAGTGGCTGGCCAAGGCCGGAAAAAAAGGCTACGCCCCGGCCATCAATAAGCTGGCGTTGATATTTCTCCAGGAAAGCGACCCGCAAAAGGCTGCGGGGTGGGCCTCCATCACCGCCAAGGCGGGCAATGCAAGCGGAGTTTATCTCCTGGGCCTGGCCCAGGCCCAGGCGGGCAACATCGAAAAAGCCCTGGAGACCCTGGGGGTTGCCGCCAAGGCGGGGCATAAGGGCGCCGCCGAAGCCATTGAGAAAATCAGCGTTCTCAAGACCCAGCCGGTTCCTGAGGATGGGGCGCCGGAAATCGTACCGGCCGATCCGGCCTCCGAGGAGGAATAA